In the genome of Nitrospira japonica, one region contains:
- a CDS encoding methyltransferase domain-containing protein, with the protein MYYANCQHSDERLREEVEFSMACGAEYAKHVAKELRRPVKPIPDLSSLSVLELGPGINLGAILFCAMAGARVAVFDKYLVDWHSDYHPRFYSLLREGLHRKYPTLDMTILDLVTSERCHPAEFIQMKRGDFVPGGIDFDDSLFDAVVSNATLEHVTDVPSLCGELGRITRPGGIGIHQVDFRDHSSNERPLEFLTIPDSTYAVSFADGHGGRGNRVRPADLIAEFEKAGLELVRFEPNCFADETYVKAIRPSLLPRYASTSLDDLRVVGGRLFVRSGKVRPHTSEERQSGRAAGVR; encoded by the coding sequence GTGTACTACGCCAACTGCCAGCACAGTGATGAACGGCTGCGCGAAGAAGTGGAATTTTCCATGGCCTGCGGAGCCGAGTATGCCAAACATGTGGCCAAAGAGCTGCGACGACCAGTGAAACCGATTCCTGATTTGTCCTCTTTGTCGGTCTTGGAATTGGGCCCCGGAATCAACCTCGGAGCGATCTTGTTTTGCGCCATGGCGGGAGCAAGAGTAGCCGTCTTCGATAAATATCTCGTGGATTGGCATTCGGACTATCATCCTCGTTTCTACTCTTTGTTGAGAGAGGGGTTGCACAGAAAGTACCCAACTTTGGACATGACCATTCTGGATCTCGTCACGTCCGAACGCTGCCACCCAGCGGAATTCATCCAAATGAAGCGCGGAGACTTCGTGCCCGGTGGTATCGATTTTGACGATTCCCTTTTTGACGCCGTCGTCTCCAATGCCACGCTGGAACATGTGACCGACGTTCCGAGCCTGTGCGGTGAGTTGGGACGCATAACCCGGCCGGGCGGTATTGGTATTCACCAGGTCGATTTCCGTGACCATTCCAGCAATGAGCGACCTCTGGAGTTCTTGACCATCCCAGATTCAACGTATGCAGTCAGTTTTGCCGATGGTCATGGCGGAAGAGGAAACCGGGTCCGGCCGGCTGACCTCATCGCGGAATTTGAGAAGGCGGGATTGGAATTGGTCCGATTCGAACCGAACTGTTTTGCAGATGAAACATACGTGAAAGCAATCCGTCCGAGTTTGTTGCCTCGGTATGCGTCTACGTCGCTTGATGATCTGCGTGTCGTAGGGGGACGATTGTTTGTTCGGTCAGGGAAAGTGAGACCGCATACCAGCGAAGAACGTCAATCCGGGAGAGCGGCCGGGGTCAGATAG
- a CDS encoding GDSL-type esterase/lipase family protein produces the protein MIHTARPGVVTHNNRMSLSLLLLLAMLLGFGTFAGVPVLWQLEKTDIRHDDGHAYAWPVALSWPLATRPDAVGAPNEAFTELFEDGKPLGPPHQMHANIRKEGHGKFSHWRHELYFSASDDSDPRTNEHRYAVRLRLFLAPSLSLVLGLFGLLLLVKRLCRDRCRKTDGSRLVHDGIRFMLILSIALLCGWGTMKAHGVMLWVMLCSAVVAAIWMVYALWEMTREIPERSSRGVRVGDLTLAAVSIGLTLTVTEAVLAWHERAGMSPDERGHDVPRQAHETANSHLRTLLNSFSVSVPSEVLAQVAWRQSLLTMPQEWERRSAMVEGAVRASQWHGILHVYDANGIRRTSDFDAKRSNTFRVMVVGDSLTYGDGIEERFTYPAVLQRLMEKEYAIEFLNLGSDGMQSEDIKKRIYEFVPRLRPDLVIYGVCHNDFLPSGVGQYAMTNNFSIPLPEWLKQDLMTRSRILRLTSDGYSAFLLRVGLRADFYEDILKDFGNYQGRFAQDVAAMNAYVLSQGLPPMVAIVLDQKYRAVDPRPYEITKIAERHLARAGMDVIDTEPYYRSFSEQNLTVSRWEGHPNEVANAIWARMIEMRVRNRSDLQPFARQ, from the coding sequence ATGATCCATACAGCTCGTCCCGGCGTCGTAACCCACAATAATCGAATGTCTCTGTCGTTGCTCTTGCTTCTGGCGATGCTGCTGGGATTCGGAACATTCGCCGGCGTGCCTGTGTTGTGGCAATTGGAGAAAACAGATATTCGCCACGACGATGGTCATGCATATGCATGGCCAGTGGCATTGTCCTGGCCACTCGCAACCCGCCCGGATGCTGTGGGGGCGCCGAATGAGGCGTTCACCGAGTTGTTCGAAGACGGCAAGCCTCTCGGACCTCCGCACCAAATGCACGCCAACATCCGCAAGGAGGGGCATGGCAAGTTTTCTCACTGGAGGCACGAGCTGTACTTTTCCGCTTCTGACGACAGCGACCCCCGAACGAATGAGCACCGGTATGCCGTCCGCTTGCGCCTTTTTCTCGCTCCATCTCTTTCTCTTGTACTCGGACTGTTTGGGCTGCTCTTGCTTGTGAAACGTCTCTGCAGGGACCGGTGCAGGAAAACGGACGGCAGCCGGCTCGTTCACGACGGCATTCGCTTCATGCTCATACTATCCATCGCACTATTGTGTGGATGGGGGACGATGAAGGCTCACGGCGTCATGTTGTGGGTCATGTTGTGCAGTGCTGTAGTGGCGGCGATATGGATGGTGTATGCACTGTGGGAGATGACACGGGAAATACCAGAAAGAAGCAGTCGAGGGGTGCGAGTCGGAGATCTGACGCTTGCAGCCGTCTCGATCGGATTGACTCTGACGGTTACTGAAGCGGTCTTGGCCTGGCATGAGCGGGCGGGCATGAGCCCGGACGAGCGCGGCCACGACGTGCCGAGGCAGGCTCATGAGACTGCAAATTCCCATCTTCGTACTCTACTGAATTCATTCTCCGTGTCCGTACCATCGGAGGTGCTCGCTCAGGTCGCATGGAGGCAGTCGTTACTGACCATGCCCCAGGAATGGGAAAGGCGATCTGCAATGGTGGAAGGCGCCGTTCGAGCGTCGCAGTGGCATGGCATTTTGCACGTGTACGACGCGAATGGGATACGGCGAACGTCTGATTTTGACGCCAAGCGTTCGAATACATTCCGTGTCATGGTCGTAGGGGACAGTCTTACGTATGGCGATGGGATCGAAGAACGGTTTACGTACCCAGCAGTGCTGCAACGACTCATGGAGAAGGAGTACGCCATAGAATTTCTCAATCTGGGATCGGATGGAATGCAAAGTGAGGACATCAAGAAGAGGATTTATGAGTTTGTACCACGCCTGCGGCCTGATCTCGTGATTTATGGGGTCTGCCATAACGATTTTCTGCCCTCCGGCGTTGGGCAGTACGCAATGACGAATAACTTCTCGATTCCCCTTCCGGAATGGCTCAAACAGGATCTCATGACACGAAGCCGAATACTCAGGCTTACCAGTGACGGGTACAGTGCATTTCTTCTACGGGTGGGACTGCGCGCGGACTTTTACGAAGATATTTTGAAAGACTTCGGAAATTATCAAGGACGATTTGCTCAGGACGTGGCCGCCATGAATGCCTATGTTCTCTCTCAGGGACTCCCTCCGATGGTCGCCATTGTGCTGGATCAAAAGTATCGTGCGGTGGATCCACGCCCTTACGAGATCACCAAGATAGCGGAACGCCACCTCGCGCGTGCCGGCATGGATGTGATCGACACGGAACCATACTACCGCTCGTTTAGCGAGCAAAACCTGACCGTCAGCAGATGGGAGGGGCACCCCAATGAAGTCGCGAACGCCATCTGGGCCAGGATGATTGAGATGCGTGTGAGAAACCGATCTGATCTGCAACCCTTTGCAAGACAATGA
- a CDS encoding class I SAM-dependent methyltransferase, translating into MMTVSAEQTRPVNPHFDHDRIVWRDEYSGQYQPVEYGEQFDDQWRLFLERRVGFCRHTGVETSDPYVDDRIFELTGVKDLLARRRYGLWLPMVRRLGRGRRDEQRREVGGRLHLHPKFPVDHFQGKRCLDIGCGAGRWTRALMALGATVKSVDVSRHAVRSTRRFNDDVESLNLFDILERRPDLHGAFDFTLCWGVMMCTHDPKLAFMNVARTVRPGGELYAMVYAPTYHNSPFVLESRRYYHRQLASIEERLRYAYEIADRPENAINLFDMLNTFFNWTIEEDLIREWYLAEGFTDVVMLNRDEPHKCAYHMLGKKTH; encoded by the coding sequence ATGATGACCGTGTCCGCGGAGCAGACCCGGCCGGTCAATCCGCACTTCGATCACGACCGAATCGTCTGGCGCGACGAATACAGCGGCCAGTACCAGCCGGTGGAATACGGCGAACAATTTGACGACCAGTGGCGCTTGTTTTTGGAGCGGCGCGTCGGATTCTGCCGTCATACGGGTGTGGAGACGAGCGATCCCTACGTGGACGACCGCATCTTCGAATTGACCGGGGTCAAGGACCTGCTGGCCCGCCGCCGGTACGGGCTGTGGCTTCCAATGGTTCGCCGGCTCGGCCGGGGGCGACGGGACGAGCAGCGGCGCGAGGTCGGCGGACGGCTGCATCTGCATCCCAAATTCCCGGTGGACCATTTTCAGGGCAAACGTTGTTTGGACATCGGTTGCGGCGCCGGTCGCTGGACCCGGGCCCTGATGGCCCTTGGGGCCACGGTGAAATCCGTGGACGTGTCCCGGCACGCGGTCCGGTCGACGCGCCGCTTCAACGACGACGTCGAGTCGTTGAATCTGTTCGACATCCTGGAGCGCCGGCCTGACCTGCACGGCGCGTTCGACTTCACGCTCTGCTGGGGCGTCATGATGTGCACGCATGATCCCAAGCTGGCGTTCATGAACGTGGCGCGGACCGTCAGGCCGGGCGGAGAGTTGTACGCGATGGTGTACGCGCCGACCTACCATAACTCTCCGTTCGTGCTCGAAAGCCGCCGGTACTATCACCGTCAGCTCGCGAGCATCGAAGAGCGGCTGCGCTATGCGTACGAGATCGCCGACCGGCCGGAGAATGCGATCAATCTGTTCGACATGCTCAATACCTTTTTCAACTGGACGATCGAAGAGGACCTCATCCGGGAATGGTATCTGGCGGAAGGATTTACGGACGTCGTGATGCTCAATCGGGACGAGCCGCACAAGTGCGCGTACCACATGCTCGGCAAGAAGACACACTGA